The proteins below are encoded in one region of Corvus hawaiiensis isolate bCorHaw1 chromosome 3, bCorHaw1.pri.cur, whole genome shotgun sequence:
- the QRSL1 gene encoding glutamyl-tRNA(Gln) amidotransferase subunit A, mitochondrial isoform X1 produces MLRASLRQRGSRFLPVPPRRGLCHPAVLKDGLRSQVSAALKEGQVTPTELCQRCLARIKSTKFLNAYITVAEETALKQAEESEERYKRGQPLGILDGIPIAVKDNFNTAGIETTCASNMLKGYISPYNATVVQKLLDQGAVLLGKTNLDEFAMGSGSTDGVFGPVRNPWSYSKQYKEKSVPKSHSEDEESSWVITGGSSGGSAAAVSSFTCFAALGSDTGGSTRNPAAHCGVVGLKPTYGLISRHGLIPLVNSMDVPGILTRCVDDAAVLLGSLAGHDPKDSTTIQDDFRPFELPNLTDVSKLSIGIPKEYHAPGLSSEILGLWSKAADLFKNAGAKVVEVSLPHTRYSIVCYHVLCTAEVASNMARFDGLEYGHRSDKKDSTESMYAATRREGFNDVVRGRILSGNYFLLKQNYEKYFVKAQKVRRLIANDFAKVFRSGVDILLTPTTLSDAAPYTEFIQEDNRTRSAQDDVLTQAANMAGLPAINVPTALSERGLPVGLQFIGRSFQEKQLLTVAKWFEKQVQFPMIQLEEVKRHDNGVFQHQKSASFS; encoded by the exons ATGCTGCGCGCCTCTCTCCGACAG CGGGGATCGCGCTTTCTCCCCGTACCGCCCCGGCGCGGCCTCTGTCACCCGGCTGTCCTGAAAGACGGGCTGCGCTCTCAGGTGTCGGCGGCGTTGAAGGAAGGACAAGTCACTCCCACGGAGCTCTGCCAGCGGTGCCTGGCCCGCATCAAAAGCACCAAGTTTCTGAATGCCTACATTACCGTAGCGGAAGAGACCGCTTTGAAGCAGGCTGAAGAATCAGAGGAAAGATATAAAAGAG GTCAGCCACTGGGCATTCTAGATGGAATTCCTATTGCAGTAAAAGACAACTTTAATACAGCTGGCATTGAGACAACATGTGCATCAAATATGCTAAAAG GTTATATTTCTCCTTACAATGCTACAGTAGTTCAGAAATTACTGGATCAGGGAGCTGTGCTTTTAGGTAAAACAAACCTAGATGAATTTGCAATGGG ATCTGGGAGTACGGATGGAGTATTTGGACCAGTCAGAAATCCCTGGAGTTATTCAAAACAGTACAAGGAAAAGTCTGTCCCAAAATCCCATTCTGAAGATGAAGAGTCTAGCTGGGTAATAACAGGAGGGAGCTCAGGAGGCAGCGCGGCTGCTGTGTCATCTTTCACGTGTTTTGC AGCCTTAGGGTCAGACACAGGAGGATCTACCCGAAACCCTGCTGCTCACTGTGGTGTTGTAGGTTTAAAGCCAACATATGGACTGATCTCTCGCCATGGTCTCATTCCTCTAGTGAACTCCATGGATGTGCCAGGAATCCTAACCAGATGTGTGGATGATGCAGCGGTTTTGTTAG GTTCACTTGCTGGACATGATCCTAAGGACTCTACCACAATTCAGGATGACTTTAGGCCGTTTGAACTACCTAATTTGACTGATGTCAGCAAGCTTTCAATAGGAATTCCAAAG GAATATCATGCACCAGGGCTGTCTAGTGAAATACTGGGTCTCTGGTCAAAGGCTGCTGACCTCTTCAAGAATGCAGGTGCTAAAGTGGTCGAAGTGAGCCTACCACATACTCGTTACTCAATTGTCTGCTATCatgtgctgtgcacagcagaAGTGGCATCAAATATGGCCAGGTTTGATGGGCTGGAATATG gaCACCGTTCTGACAAGAAGGACTCCACAGAAAGTATGTATGCTGCAACACGGCGAGAAGGCTTCAATGATGTTGTAAGAGGAAGGATTCTGTCAGGAAACTACTTCTTGCTGAAACA GAACTATGAGAAGTATTTTGTCAAGGCACAGAAGGTGAGACGTCTCATTGCCAATGACTTTGCGAAGGTTTTCAGGAGTGGTGTTGATATTTTACTCACTCCCACCACTCTGAGTGATGCAGCACCGTACACAGAATTCATCCAAGAAGACAACAGGACCCGCAGTGCTCAAGATGACGTCCTGACACAGGCTGCAAACATGGCTG gactGCCAGCCATAAATGTTCCTACAGCTCTTTCAGAGAGAGGCTTGCCAGTTGGGCTTCAGTTCATCGGACGTTCATTCCAGGAGAAGCAGCTTCTCACTGTGGCCAAATGGTTTGAAAAACAAGTACAATTCCCAATGATTCAACTAGAAGAAGTAAAGAGGCATGACAATGGTGTCTTTCAGCATCAGAAATCTGCTTCTTTTTCATAG
- the QRSL1 gene encoding glutamyl-tRNA(Gln) amidotransferase subunit A, mitochondrial isoform X3, whose product MLRASLRQRGSRFLPVPPRRGLCHPAVLKDGLRSQVSAALKEGQVTPTELCQRCLARIKSTKFLNAYITVAEETALKQAEESEERYKRGQPLGILDGIPIAVKDNFNTAGIETTCASNMLKVNSMDVPGILTRCVDDAAVLLGSLAGHDPKDSTTIQDDFRPFELPNLTDVSKLSIGIPKEYHAPGLSSEILGLWSKAADLFKNAGAKVVEVSLPHTRYSIVCYHVLCTAEVASNMARFDGLEYGHRSDKKDSTESMYAATRREGFNDVVRGRILSGNYFLLKQNYEKYFVKAQKVRRLIANDFAKVFRSGVDILLTPTTLSDAAPYTEFIQEDNRTRSAQDDVLTQAANMAGLPAINVPTALSERGLPVGLQFIGRSFQEKQLLTVAKWFEKQVQFPMIQLEEVKRHDNGVFQHQKSASFS is encoded by the exons ATGCTGCGCGCCTCTCTCCGACAG CGGGGATCGCGCTTTCTCCCCGTACCGCCCCGGCGCGGCCTCTGTCACCCGGCTGTCCTGAAAGACGGGCTGCGCTCTCAGGTGTCGGCGGCGTTGAAGGAAGGACAAGTCACTCCCACGGAGCTCTGCCAGCGGTGCCTGGCCCGCATCAAAAGCACCAAGTTTCTGAATGCCTACATTACCGTAGCGGAAGAGACCGCTTTGAAGCAGGCTGAAGAATCAGAGGAAAGATATAAAAGAG GTCAGCCACTGGGCATTCTAGATGGAATTCCTATTGCAGTAAAAGACAACTTTAATACAGCTGGCATTGAGACAACATGTGCATCAAATATGCTAAAAG TGAACTCCATGGATGTGCCAGGAATCCTAACCAGATGTGTGGATGATGCAGCGGTTTTGTTAG GTTCACTTGCTGGACATGATCCTAAGGACTCTACCACAATTCAGGATGACTTTAGGCCGTTTGAACTACCTAATTTGACTGATGTCAGCAAGCTTTCAATAGGAATTCCAAAG GAATATCATGCACCAGGGCTGTCTAGTGAAATACTGGGTCTCTGGTCAAAGGCTGCTGACCTCTTCAAGAATGCAGGTGCTAAAGTGGTCGAAGTGAGCCTACCACATACTCGTTACTCAATTGTCTGCTATCatgtgctgtgcacagcagaAGTGGCATCAAATATGGCCAGGTTTGATGGGCTGGAATATG gaCACCGTTCTGACAAGAAGGACTCCACAGAAAGTATGTATGCTGCAACACGGCGAGAAGGCTTCAATGATGTTGTAAGAGGAAGGATTCTGTCAGGAAACTACTTCTTGCTGAAACA GAACTATGAGAAGTATTTTGTCAAGGCACAGAAGGTGAGACGTCTCATTGCCAATGACTTTGCGAAGGTTTTCAGGAGTGGTGTTGATATTTTACTCACTCCCACCACTCTGAGTGATGCAGCACCGTACACAGAATTCATCCAAGAAGACAACAGGACCCGCAGTGCTCAAGATGACGTCCTGACACAGGCTGCAAACATGGCTG gactGCCAGCCATAAATGTTCCTACAGCTCTTTCAGAGAGAGGCTTGCCAGTTGGGCTTCAGTTCATCGGACGTTCATTCCAGGAGAAGCAGCTTCTCACTGTGGCCAAATGGTTTGAAAAACAAGTACAATTCCCAATGATTCAACTAGAAGAAGTAAAGAGGCATGACAATGGTGTCTTTCAGCATCAGAAATCTGCTTCTTTTTCATAG
- the QRSL1 gene encoding glutamyl-tRNA(Gln) amidotransferase subunit A, mitochondrial isoform X2, which translates to MLRASLRQVSAALKEGQVTPTELCQRCLARIKSTKFLNAYITVAEETALKQAEESEERYKRGQPLGILDGIPIAVKDNFNTAGIETTCASNMLKGYISPYNATVVQKLLDQGAVLLGKTNLDEFAMGSGSTDGVFGPVRNPWSYSKQYKEKSVPKSHSEDEESSWVITGGSSGGSAAAVSSFTCFAALGSDTGGSTRNPAAHCGVVGLKPTYGLISRHGLIPLVNSMDVPGILTRCVDDAAVLLGSLAGHDPKDSTTIQDDFRPFELPNLTDVSKLSIGIPKEYHAPGLSSEILGLWSKAADLFKNAGAKVVEVSLPHTRYSIVCYHVLCTAEVASNMARFDGLEYGHRSDKKDSTESMYAATRREGFNDVVRGRILSGNYFLLKQNYEKYFVKAQKVRRLIANDFAKVFRSGVDILLTPTTLSDAAPYTEFIQEDNRTRSAQDDVLTQAANMAGLPAINVPTALSERGLPVGLQFIGRSFQEKQLLTVAKWFEKQVQFPMIQLEEVKRHDNGVFQHQKSASFS; encoded by the exons ATGCTGCGCGCCTCTCTCCGACAG GTGTCGGCGGCGTTGAAGGAAGGACAAGTCACTCCCACGGAGCTCTGCCAGCGGTGCCTGGCCCGCATCAAAAGCACCAAGTTTCTGAATGCCTACATTACCGTAGCGGAAGAGACCGCTTTGAAGCAGGCTGAAGAATCAGAGGAAAGATATAAAAGAG GTCAGCCACTGGGCATTCTAGATGGAATTCCTATTGCAGTAAAAGACAACTTTAATACAGCTGGCATTGAGACAACATGTGCATCAAATATGCTAAAAG GTTATATTTCTCCTTACAATGCTACAGTAGTTCAGAAATTACTGGATCAGGGAGCTGTGCTTTTAGGTAAAACAAACCTAGATGAATTTGCAATGGG ATCTGGGAGTACGGATGGAGTATTTGGACCAGTCAGAAATCCCTGGAGTTATTCAAAACAGTACAAGGAAAAGTCTGTCCCAAAATCCCATTCTGAAGATGAAGAGTCTAGCTGGGTAATAACAGGAGGGAGCTCAGGAGGCAGCGCGGCTGCTGTGTCATCTTTCACGTGTTTTGC AGCCTTAGGGTCAGACACAGGAGGATCTACCCGAAACCCTGCTGCTCACTGTGGTGTTGTAGGTTTAAAGCCAACATATGGACTGATCTCTCGCCATGGTCTCATTCCTCTAGTGAACTCCATGGATGTGCCAGGAATCCTAACCAGATGTGTGGATGATGCAGCGGTTTTGTTAG GTTCACTTGCTGGACATGATCCTAAGGACTCTACCACAATTCAGGATGACTTTAGGCCGTTTGAACTACCTAATTTGACTGATGTCAGCAAGCTTTCAATAGGAATTCCAAAG GAATATCATGCACCAGGGCTGTCTAGTGAAATACTGGGTCTCTGGTCAAAGGCTGCTGACCTCTTCAAGAATGCAGGTGCTAAAGTGGTCGAAGTGAGCCTACCACATACTCGTTACTCAATTGTCTGCTATCatgtgctgtgcacagcagaAGTGGCATCAAATATGGCCAGGTTTGATGGGCTGGAATATG gaCACCGTTCTGACAAGAAGGACTCCACAGAAAGTATGTATGCTGCAACACGGCGAGAAGGCTTCAATGATGTTGTAAGAGGAAGGATTCTGTCAGGAAACTACTTCTTGCTGAAACA GAACTATGAGAAGTATTTTGTCAAGGCACAGAAGGTGAGACGTCTCATTGCCAATGACTTTGCGAAGGTTTTCAGGAGTGGTGTTGATATTTTACTCACTCCCACCACTCTGAGTGATGCAGCACCGTACACAGAATTCATCCAAGAAGACAACAGGACCCGCAGTGCTCAAGATGACGTCCTGACACAGGCTGCAAACATGGCTG gactGCCAGCCATAAATGTTCCTACAGCTCTTTCAGAGAGAGGCTTGCCAGTTGGGCTTCAGTTCATCGGACGTTCATTCCAGGAGAAGCAGCTTCTCACTGTGGCCAAATGGTTTGAAAAACAAGTACAATTCCCAATGATTCAACTAGAAGAAGTAAAGAGGCATGACAATGGTGTCTTTCAGCATCAGAAATCTGCTTCTTTTTCATAG